In uncultured Ilyobacter sp., a genomic segment contains:
- a CDS encoding iron-containing alcohol dehydrogenase, whose protein sequence is MYSYFIPTVNLMGRGAVSNVGKQAKILNGSKALLITDEILVKIGVAEKIISLLKESGVETSVYDKVNPNPTVKNVNDALSVYQNEECDIIIALGGGSSIDCAKGVGILATNGGSISDYEGVDKSDNPMPPFITINTTAGTGSEMTRFTIITNTDTSVKMAIVDWHVTPTVSINDPELMISMPASLTAATGMDALTHAIEAYVSTIATPVTDSAAIKAIELISKYLRPAVANGENLEAREMMAYAAFLAGMAFNNASLGNVHAMAHQLGGFYNLPHGVCNAILLPQVQEFNLIAYPERFVDIARALGESIEGISTMEAAAKAISAIKRLSQDVGIPSGLRELGVKEEDFSTLADNTLKDVCIATNPRKSSKNQIIQLFRDSM, encoded by the coding sequence ATGTATTCGTATTTTATACCAACGGTAAATCTAATGGGCAGAGGTGCAGTATCAAATGTCGGAAAACAGGCTAAAATATTAAATGGCTCTAAGGCTCTTCTCATTACAGATGAGATACTTGTAAAAATTGGTGTAGCCGAAAAAATTATTTCACTTTTAAAAGAAAGTGGTGTTGAAACGTCTGTTTATGACAAAGTTAATCCTAACCCAACGGTAAAGAATGTAAATGATGCCCTTTCTGTTTATCAAAATGAAGAATGTGATATTATAATTGCACTAGGTGGAGGTAGTTCCATTGACTGTGCAAAAGGTGTTGGTATTTTAGCAACTAACGGCGGTAGCATAAGTGACTATGAAGGTGTGGATAAATCTGATAATCCTATGCCACCTTTTATCACAATAAATACTACGGCAGGTACAGGAAGTGAAATGACTCGTTTTACGATTATTACAAATACAGACACCTCTGTAAAAATGGCAATCGTTGACTGGCACGTGACCCCTACAGTTTCTATAAACGACCCTGAACTTATGATCAGTATGCCGGCTTCACTTACTGCAGCAACTGGGATGGATGCCCTGACTCACGCCATAGAGGCTTATGTATCAACTATTGCAACTCCTGTTACAGACTCAGCGGCTATAAAGGCGATTGAACTCATTAGTAAATATCTGCGTCCAGCAGTTGCCAATGGAGAAAATCTAGAGGCCCGTGAGATGATGGCCTATGCTGCATTTTTAGCAGGTATGGCTTTCAACAACGCAAGCCTCGGAAATGTCCATGCTATGGCTCATCAGCTAGGTGGTTTTTACAACCTTCCCCATGGTGTGTGTAACGCCATCCTTCTCCCACAGGTTCAAGAGTTCAATCTCATTGCCTATCCAGAAAGATTTGTCGATATAGCCAGGGCATTAGGAGAAAGTATAGAGGGAATTTCCACTATGGAAGCTGCAGCAAAAGCCATAAGTGCAATCAAAAGATTATCACAAGATGTGGGAATACCTTCTGGTCTTAGAGAATTAGGAGTCAAAGAGGAAGATTTTTCTACTCTTGCCGACAACACCTTAAAAGATGTATGTATTGCCACAAATCCAAGAAAGTCGTCCAAAAATCAAATAATCCAATTATTCAGAGATTCCATGTAA
- the nudC gene encoding NAD(+) diphosphatase: MINEIAPNIFNISLLRRGNIKSEEQVLCYKNGKVLMKTIEDKFIIPQKNELGEWVSEGILLGEIDGEKCFIAEGKEEVPQGFDYVGMRDIRRHPDKLSKWITAVGFHLYNWINDNKFCGRCGNSMELKNDERALKCTSCKNIIFPKLSPAIIVAITKGDKLLLAKNKLHPGSFYSLIAGYVEAGETIEETVKREVMEEVGIDVKNISYYKSQPWPFSSSLMLGFFAEYDGNKPIKVDGIELSHADWFDANNLPEIPNRDSVAGEMIRIFRDKNKRQSL; this comes from the coding sequence ATGATAAATGAAATTGCACCAAATATTTTTAATATATCACTCTTAAGGAGAGGAAATATAAAGTCAGAAGAGCAGGTTTTGTGCTATAAAAATGGAAAAGTTCTCATGAAGACTATAGAGGATAAATTTATCATTCCTCAAAAAAATGAACTGGGTGAATGGGTAAGTGAAGGGATATTATTAGGTGAGATAGACGGAGAAAAATGTTTTATTGCTGAAGGGAAAGAAGAGGTTCCTCAGGGATTTGATTATGTGGGAATGAGGGATATCAGGAGGCATCCGGACAAACTCTCTAAGTGGATCACTGCAGTGGGATTTCATCTTTACAACTGGATCAATGACAATAAATTCTGCGGAAGATGTGGTAACTCAATGGAGCTAAAAAATGACGAAAGAGCTCTAAAATGCACCAGTTGTAAAAATATAATATTTCCTAAATTATCTCCTGCTATAATTGTAGCAATCACAAAGGGTGACAAGCTTCTTCTGGCTAAAAATAAGCTGCATCCGGGATCTTTCTACAGTCTCATAGCGGGATATGTCGAGGCCGGGGAAACTATAGAGGAAACTGTAAAAAGAGAGGTTATGGAAGAGGTGGGAATAGATGTAAAAAATATAAGTTATTACAAGAGTCAGCCATGGCCTTTTTCCAGTTCTCTTATGCTTGGATTTTTTGCAGAATATGATGGAAATAAGCCCATAAAAGTGGATGGAATAGAACTTTCCCATGCCGATTGGTTTGATGCAAATAATTTACCTGAAATACCAAATAGGGATTCTGTAGCTGGAGAGATGATAAGAATTTTCAGAGATAAAAATAAAAGACAGAGCTTATAA